One region of Oculatellaceae cyanobacterium genomic DNA includes:
- a CDS encoding response regulator, whose translation MSVNNSNQSTILIVDDNATNLQLLFDLLSSSGFKVWVARNGKSALQKVQYSLPELILLDVMMPEMDGFETCQHLKASEATKDIPVIFMTALADTENKIKGFSVGAVDYITKPFQQEEVLARVQTHLSIRKMALKLQNQNDRLQQEVIEREKLANELERRVLERTNELTQTNQQLQQEIKNHSLAEERLERSLWQLQQTQSQLIMSEKMSALGQLVAGVAHEINNPVNFIYGNIAHVGGYTSELLHILKLYQQKYPPDEELIEEFEERDIEFIIDDLPKLLSSMQIGAERIRDIVLSLRRFSHHDGSEMKPTNIHEGIDSTLMILHNRLKFKHDRPDIQVIKKYNLDLPLVHCYSGELNQVFMNVIANAIDALEEYNHQRTVEQIQSNPSCISIQTELIDGKRAAIKISDNGAGMDSELSSRIFNPFFTTKPPGKGTGIGLSISWQIIAEKHSGSLRCISTPGEGTEFIIEIPLEQDMKVLATATKKAQLGCGVAID comes from the coding sequence ATGAGTGTTAATAATTCAAATCAATCTACTATCTTGATTGTTGATGACAATGCTACTAACTTGCAATTGTTGTTCGATCTTCTCAGCAGTTCTGGATTTAAAGTTTGGGTAGCTCGTAATGGTAAAAGCGCCCTTCAGAAAGTGCAATATTCCCTACCCGAATTAATTCTTCTGGATGTAATGATGCCAGAAATGGATGGCTTTGAAACTTGTCAGCACTTAAAAGCATCGGAAGCAACAAAAGATATTCCTGTAATTTTTATGACAGCACTTGCTGATACAGAAAATAAAATTAAAGGATTTAGTGTTGGTGCTGTAGATTATATTACCAAACCGTTTCAGCAGGAAGAAGTTTTAGCTCGCGTGCAGACTCATTTAAGTATCCGCAAAATGGCGCTGAAACTGCAAAATCAAAACGATCGCTTGCAACAAGAAGTTATCGAGCGAGAAAAATTAGCTAATGAATTAGAAAGACGAGTCTTAGAACGAACAAATGAACTAACACAAACAAATCAGCAACTACAACAGGAAATTAAAAATCACTCTTTAGCTGAAGAAAGATTGGAGCGCAGTTTATGGCAACTTCAACAAACCCAATCTCAACTAATTATGAGTGAAAAAATGTCAGCCTTGGGACAGTTAGTGGCTGGTGTGGCTCACGAAATTAATAATCCTGTTAATTTTATTTATGGTAATATTGCTCACGTTGGGGGCTATACCTCAGAGTTACTCCACATTCTTAAGCTTTATCAGCAAAAATATCCCCCTGACGAAGAACTTATTGAGGAATTTGAAGAACGTGACATAGAATTTATCATAGATGACTTGCCAAAATTGCTGTCGTCAATGCAAATAGGTGCGGAACGCATTCGGGATATTGTGTTATCTTTGCGTCGTTTTTCACACCACGATGGATCAGAAATGAAGCCAACGAATATCCATGAAGGTATTGACAGTACCTTAATGATTTTACATAATCGACTGAAATTTAAACATGACCGTCCTGATATCCAGGTAATTAAAAAATATAATCTTGATTTGCCACTCGTACATTGTTATAGTGGCGAGCTAAATCAAGTGTTTATGAATGTTATTGCCAATGCGATCGATGCCCTAGAGGAATATAATCACCAAAGAACTGTTGAACAAATCCAGTCAAATCCTAGCTGTATTAGTATCCAAACTGAGTTGATAGATGGTAAGCGTGCAGCTATTAAAATTAGTGATAATGGTGCGGGCATGGATTCTGAGTTAAGCAGTCGTATATTTAACCCATTTTTTACTACTAAACCACCAGGAAAAGGCACAGGAATTGGGTTGTCGATTAGTTGGCAAATTATAGCAGAAAAACATAGCGGGAGTTTGCGCTGTATTTCCACGCCAGGAGAAGGAACCGAGTTTATTATTGAAATCCCTCTTGAGCAAGATATGAAAGTATTAGCTACAGCTACAAAAAAAGCACAATTAGGGTGTGGAGTAGCAATTGATTGA
- a CDS encoding AAA family ATPase encodes MNASLAGYQLTETIHTGANNVIYRAYRELDRVSAIAKTMLAEYPTIEDITRLRHEYQILQPLNIPGIVKVYSLENYQNGLALIVEDFGGDSLDHLIKSQVIPISSFLPIAIQLLSALAELHKHNIIHKDIKPHNIVINTATNTVKFIDFSIASRLERENASCSHPDLLEGTLAYMSPEQTGRMNRSIDYRTDFYSLGITFYEMLTGSLPFQATEPLELVHCHIAQQPLPPHQINPEIPEVISRIVMKLLAKNAEDRYQSADGLKFDLETCLMQLQANGKIDNFIPGNADKAGQLLIPQKLYGREKEVNTLMATFERVAGGTTEIMLVSGYSGIGKTVLVNEVHKPIVRQRGYFISGKFDQFKRNIPYASLIQAFQSLIKQLLTENAAQIQTWKSKLLSALGENGQIIIDVIPEVELIIGSQPAVPELGATEAQNRFSRVFKQFIGIFTTKEHPLVIFLDDLQWADSASLNLIELLITDTDSEYLLLIGAYRDNEVSPTHPLMMSLEKIHSSGATVNNIVLAPLKLSDVETLVADTFDDREKTKPLAELLFNKTGGNPFFLTQLLKTLYQENLLVYNFSAGVWQWNIAQIQAIGISDLNVVELTARNIGKLPADTQKVLKLAACIGNSFNLDVLSIVNQESSLVTAAQLWLALQAGLILPLSQEYKIPLVFGEGQTGGIALSDVKVEYKFLHDRVQQAAYSLIPDEQKKQTHLKIGQLLLQNTTAEERKENIFALVNQLNYGTALLTTETKKYELAQLNLIAGQKAKAATAHDSAVKYLEVGLELLASDSWESQYELTLALYEEVAEAAFLSGDFDRMQRCIEVVQEQAKTLLDKVKVYEVQIQGYMGQNRLLEAVNTGLQVLKLLGVEFPSAPTPSDIGQGLEETAAMLNGLRIEDLVDLPQMSDPYKLAAMRLMSSIFAAAYIAAPELVPLTVCKQVNLSVQYGNASVSPFAYANYGLLLCSIVGDIDAGYQFGQLALSLVSKLNVQEIKAKTIGIVNIFIRPWKEHLRESLKPLLSAYSIGMETGDLEWASYGLFLYSYFAYFSGKELTGLEREMAINRDAIHKIKQETALHYHEAYWQATLNLLGTSENPSLLIGGACDEQIRLPLHQKANDKVGVAYIYWNKLLLSYWFENYSEAIENIAITEKYLGVMIGLPLIPLFHFYDSLIQLAVYFDTPQSEQQSILDHVQSNQERMQTWAHHAPMNHLHKFYLVEAERHRVRGEKVEAIEMYDRAIALAKENEYTNEEALAYELAAKFYLSWGKQSIARTYMTDAYYAYIRWGALAKVKHLEEKYPQLIVRSPIKETPVDRHPTLLAFTQVESQAGILDLATVTKASLAISGEIVLANLLDKLMKILMENAGAETGALILVKDNQFVIEAAGNKEQVQVLQSIPIATSGQLPVSVINYVARTQKDVVLNNAGYAETFNTDPYIIQHQIKSILCSPILYQGKLTAILYLENNLSIGAFTQKRVELLQMLSSQAAIALENASLYHTLEIKVEERTQQLQEKNSHLELEIKERQKAEQIAEAANRAKSQFLANMSHELRTPLNGILGYSQILKRDKNLNSQQQTGVNIINSCGEHLLTLINDVLDLSKIEAGKMELYPTEFHLGQFLESITEICNIRAEEKGISLIYKPTTALPTYVSADEKRLRQIIINLLGNAVKFTSTGGVTFKVGVVETGDTDFSNNSSAISKIHFQVEDTGVGIEPEQLAKIFLPFEQVGETVRNTEGTGLGLAISRQLVELMGGKLQVESTLDKGSVFWFDIELPKVQSWAKHQEQSEKVIRGYTGQTRKILVVDDRWQNRSVLTNLLTPIGFEIEEANDGQECLNKAVTFQPDCILIDLVMPILDGFEALRRLHNIPKLKDVVFIGTSASVYEAERQGSLEAGCHAFLPKPIQAEDLFECLSSYLNLEWIYEEQERLESNKESTSNSLTFDNYFVESSTDDIVQIVAPPTEELSILLDLAMVGDLQEILEQAEKLKQLSAKYVPFANQLSQLARGFEEEKILDLVQQYL; translated from the coding sequence ATGAATGCTAGTTTAGCAGGATATCAATTAACGGAAACTATTCACACAGGGGCAAACAATGTCATTTATCGCGCTTATCGAGAATTAGATCGTGTTAGTGCGATCGCTAAAACTATGCTCGCTGAATATCCTACCATAGAAGATATTACTCGTTTGCGCCACGAATACCAAATTCTCCAACCGTTAAATATTCCAGGGATAGTTAAAGTTTATAGTCTAGAAAATTATCAGAATGGTTTAGCACTAATAGTAGAAGATTTTGGCGGCGACTCTCTGGATCATTTAATTAAATCTCAAGTTATCCCTATTTCATCATTTCTTCCTATAGCTATTCAACTGCTTTCTGCACTAGCAGAACTGCATAAACATAATATTATTCATAAAGATATTAAACCGCACAATATCGTTATTAATACCGCCACAAATACTGTTAAATTTATTGACTTTAGTATTGCTTCACGTTTAGAGCGAGAAAACGCCAGTTGCAGTCATCCAGACTTATTAGAAGGCACACTGGCTTATATGTCACCAGAACAAACTGGTAGAATGAATCGCTCAATTGACTATCGCACAGATTTTTATTCTTTGGGCATTACTTTTTATGAAATGCTGACAGGTTCCTTGCCTTTCCAGGCTACAGAACCATTAGAATTAGTTCATTGCCATATTGCTCAACAACCACTACCACCGCATCAAATAAATCCTGAAATTCCAGAAGTAATTTCAAGGATTGTAATGAAATTATTAGCGAAAAATGCGGAAGATCGTTATCAAAGTGCTGACGGTCTAAAATTTGACCTAGAAACCTGTTTGATGCAATTACAAGCTAACGGGAAAATTGATAATTTTATTCCAGGGAATGCTGATAAAGCAGGTCAATTATTAATACCACAAAAACTTTATGGACGTGAAAAAGAAGTAAACACCCTAATGGCAACATTTGAGCGTGTTGCAGGCGGTACTACTGAAATTATGCTGGTTTCGGGTTATTCCGGTATTGGGAAAACAGTATTAGTCAATGAAGTTCATAAACCCATTGTGCGACAACGCGGTTATTTTATCTCAGGTAAATTTGACCAGTTTAAGCGCAATATTCCCTATGCTTCTTTAATTCAAGCTTTTCAGTCATTAATTAAACAATTATTAACTGAAAATGCCGCACAAATTCAAACTTGGAAATCAAAATTATTATCTGCTTTAGGTGAGAACGGACAAATAATTATTGATGTGATTCCCGAAGTAGAATTAATTATTGGTTCTCAGCCAGCAGTACCAGAATTAGGGGCGACAGAAGCACAAAACCGTTTTAGTCGAGTATTTAAACAATTCATTGGCATATTTACAACTAAGGAACATCCTCTAGTTATCTTCCTAGATGATTTACAATGGGCGGATTCAGCTTCACTGAATTTAATTGAGTTGTTAATAACTGATACAGATAGCGAATACTTGTTGTTGATTGGAGCGTATCGAGATAACGAAGTTTCGCCAACCCATCCGTTAATGATGAGTTTAGAGAAAATTCACTCATCTGGTGCAACAGTAAATAATATTGTGTTAGCACCGTTAAAGTTATCTGATGTAGAAACATTAGTAGCTGATACTTTTGATGACAGAGAAAAAACCAAACCGCTTGCCGAGTTACTTTTTAATAAAACAGGTGGTAATCCTTTCTTCTTAACTCAATTGCTCAAAACTCTTTATCAAGAAAATTTGTTAGTTTATAATTTTTCTGCTGGTGTATGGCAGTGGAACATCGCACAAATTCAAGCAATTGGTATTAGTGATTTAAATGTCGTTGAACTAACAGCGAGAAATATTGGCAAACTACCAGCAGATACACAAAAAGTCTTAAAACTAGCAGCTTGTATTGGTAACAGTTTTAATTTAGATGTACTGTCAATTGTTAATCAAGAATCTTCTTTAGTAACGGCGGCGCAATTGTGGTTGGCACTTCAAGCAGGTTTGATTTTACCGCTGTCACAGGAATATAAAATTCCTTTAGTTTTTGGAGAGGGACAAACAGGCGGAATTGCTTTAAGTGATGTTAAGGTTGAATACAAGTTTTTACATGACCGCGTACAGCAGGCTGCATATTCTCTGATTCCAGATGAGCAGAAAAAACAAACTCACCTCAAAATCGGTCAATTACTGCTACAAAATACCACAGCCGAAGAGCGCAAAGAGAATATTTTTGCTTTAGTTAACCAACTCAACTACGGTACTGCCTTACTTACAACTGAAACCAAAAAATACGAATTAGCGCAACTCAATCTAATTGCTGGTCAGAAAGCCAAAGCAGCCACAGCCCATGATTCCGCCGTCAAATATTTGGAAGTGGGTTTAGAACTCTTGGCATCGGATAGCTGGGAAAGTCAGTATGAACTGACATTAGCGCTGTACGAGGAAGTAGCAGAAGCAGCTTTTTTAAGCGGTGATTTTGACCGAATGCAGAGATGTATTGAAGTAGTACAGGAGCAAGCTAAAACCCTACTGGACAAAGTGAAAGTCTATGAAGTCCAGATTCAAGGTTATATGGGGCAGAATCGGTTACTAGAAGCAGTTAATACGGGGCTACAAGTTTTAAAGCTGTTGGGGGTAGAGTTTCCCTCTGCGCCTACCCCATCAGATATTGGGCAGGGACTAGAGGAAACTGCGGCAATGTTGAATGGCTTACGAATTGAAGACTTAGTTGATCTGCCTCAAATGAGCGATCCCTATAAACTAGCAGCTATGAGGCTGATGTCAAGTATCTTTGCTGCGGCTTACATAGCAGCGCCAGAACTGGTGCCTTTGACGGTGTGCAAACAAGTAAATTTATCCGTCCAATATGGTAATGCTTCCGTGTCTCCCTTTGCTTATGCCAATTATGGTCTTCTTCTTTGTAGCATTGTTGGAGATATTGATGCAGGTTATCAGTTCGGTCAATTGGCTTTAAGTCTAGTCTCTAAGTTAAATGTTCAAGAAATCAAAGCTAAGACAATTGGCATAGTAAATATATTTATCCGACCTTGGAAAGAGCATCTGAGAGAAAGCCTAAAACCTTTACTATCAGCTTATTCTATTGGAATGGAAACGGGAGATTTAGAATGGGCTAGCTATGGTCTATTCCTATATTCCTATTTCGCTTACTTTAGCGGCAAAGAATTGACTGGGCTTGAAAGAGAGATGGCAATTAACAGAGATGCTATTCATAAAATCAAGCAAGAAACAGCACTTCATTATCATGAAGCCTATTGGCAGGCTACATTAAATCTACTCGGAACAAGTGAAAATCCGTCCCTTTTAATAGGTGGAGCCTGCGATGAGCAGATCAGGTTGCCATTACACCAGAAAGCAAACGACAAAGTGGGAGTTGCCTACATATATTGGAACAAACTTTTACTGAGTTACTGGTTTGAAAATTATTCAGAAGCAATTGAAAATATTGCCATAACTGAGAAATATTTGGGGGTAATGATAGGATTGCCGCTTATTCCTCTATTCCATTTTTACGATTCTTTAATACAGCTAGCGGTATATTTTGATACTCCACAATCAGAGCAACAAAGCATTCTCGATCACGTACAAAGTAATCAAGAAAGAATGCAGACATGGGCGCATCATGCCCCGATGAATCATTTGCACAAATTTTATTTAGTAGAGGCAGAAAGGCATCGGGTAAGAGGCGAAAAAGTCGAGGCAATTGAAATGTATGATCGCGCCATTGCCTTAGCTAAAGAAAACGAATACACCAACGAAGAAGCATTAGCTTATGAGTTAGCTGCTAAGTTTTATCTGTCATGGGGTAAACAAAGCATCGCGCGAACATACATGACTGATGCCTACTATGCGTATATCCGTTGGGGCGCTTTAGCTAAAGTCAAGCATTTAGAAGAAAAATACCCACAATTAATTGTGCGATCGCCTATTAAAGAAACTCCTGTGGATCGGCATCCCACACTTCTTGCTTTTACTCAGGTAGAAAGTCAGGCAGGAATACTGGATTTAGCAACAGTAACAAAAGCATCTCTGGCTATTTCTGGCGAAATTGTTTTAGCTAACTTGCTCGACAAGTTAATGAAAATATTGATGGAAAATGCTGGTGCTGAAACTGGGGCATTGATCTTAGTAAAAGACAATCAATTTGTGATTGAAGCAGCAGGGAATAAAGAACAAGTACAAGTCCTGCAATCAATTCCCATTGCGACAAGTGGACAACTCCCTGTTTCAGTAATCAATTATGTAGCCAGAACTCAGAAAGATGTGGTTTTAAATAATGCGGGTTATGCAGAAACATTTAACACTGACCCTTATATTATTCAACATCAAATTAAATCAATTCTGTGTTCGCCAATACTTTATCAAGGTAAACTCACAGCAATTTTGTATTTGGAAAACAATCTGAGTATTGGTGCATTTACACAGAAACGGGTGGAACTGTTACAGATGTTATCATCTCAAGCTGCGATCGCGCTAGAAAATGCCTCTCTCTATCACACCTTAGAAATCAAAGTTGAAGAGCGCACCCAACAGTTACAAGAAAAGAATAGCCATCTAGAATTAGAAATCAAAGAACGCCAAAAAGCCGAACAAATAGCAGAAGCAGCGAACCGCGCTAAAAGCCAATTTCTGGCTAACATGAGCCATGAATTGAGAACACCACTCAACGGCATTCTCGGTTATAGCCAAATTCTCAAACGCGACAAAAATTTAAATTCCCAACAACAAACAGGCGTTAACATTATTAACTCCTGTGGCGAACATCTCCTCACATTGATTAATGACGTTTTAGATCTTTCTAAAATTGAAGCTGGGAAGATGGAACTCTACCCAACCGAGTTTCATTTAGGGCAATTCCTCGAAAGTATTACCGAAATTTGTAACATTCGTGCCGAAGAAAAGGGAATTTCACTAATTTATAAACCGACAACTGCCCTACCAACTTATGTTTCTGCTGACGAAAAAAGATTGCGCCAAATAATTATTAACTTACTTGGTAATGCCGTAAAATTCACATCTACAGGTGGCGTTACTTTCAAAGTAGGAGTCGTAGAAACTGGCGATACTGACTTCAGCAACAACAGTTCAGCAATTAGCAAAATTCATTTCCAAGTGGAAGATACAGGTGTTGGCATTGAACCTGAACAATTAGCCAAAATCTTTTTACCTTTTGAACAGGTAGGCGAGACAGTTCGTAACACAGAAGGTACAGGATTAGGACTAGCAATTAGCCGTCAATTAGTAGAACTTATGGGCGGTAAACTGCAAGTAGAAAGCACTTTAGATAAAGGTAGTGTTTTCTGGTTCGATATAGAATTACCCAAAGTGCAATCATGGGCAAAACATCAGGAGCAGTCAGAGAAAGTAATTAGAGGATATACAGGTCAAACTCGGAAAATTTTAGTAGTAGATGACAGATGGCAAAATCGCTCTGTTTTAACTAATCTGCTGACTCCTATCGGGTTTGAAATAGAGGAAGCAAACGACGGTCAAGAGTGTTTAAACAAAGCAGTTACATTTCAACCAGATTGTATTTTAATTGACTTAGTAATGCCAATTCTTGATGGGTTTGAAGCGTTACGTAGACTACATAACATACCCAAACTTAAAGATGTAGTTTTCATTGGTACTTCTGCCAGTGTTTATGAAGCAGAACGACAAGGAAGTTTAGAAGCAGGATGTCATGCTTTTCTTCCCAAACCAATTCAAGCAGAAGATTTGTTTGAATGTCTAAGCAGTTATTTAAACTTAGAATGGATCTATGAAGAACAAGAGCGATTAGAAAGCAACAAAGAGTCAACCAGCAATTCACTTACTTTTGATAACTACTTTGTAGAAAGCTCTACGGATGACATTGTTCAGATAGTTGCTCCTCCAACTGAAGAACTTTCTATTTTGTTAGACTTAGCAATGGTTGGCGATCTTCAGGAGATTTTGGAGCAAGCAGAAAAACTCAAACAGTTATCTGCTAAATACGTACCTTTTGCAAATCAGTTGAGTCAGTTAGCAAGAGGATTTGAAGAAGAAAAAATTCTGGATTTAGTACAACAATATTTATAG
- a CDS encoding glycerate kinase: MSLRILIAPSGFKESLEADEVTDCIATGILRVLPDAEIQKAPLVDGGEGFTKALVAATGGTLHHLTVTGPVGQPVKSHFGFLGGTDTKTAILEMAAAAGLRLVPRNVRDPLVTTTYGVGELIKAALDAGAERLLIGCGDSGTNDGGAGMAQALGVHLLDADGNELGLGGGELPKLARIDMSDRDPRLASVQIDVACNWHNVLCGDHGVARVFGPQKGASPETVEKLATALDNYATVIDRDLGIDVREMPGSGASGGLGTGLHALLGAKLHSRYDIVMKYLEIDSLLHDVDLVITGEGCIDRQTPKGKIPAEVARRAKKYNLPVIALVGSIGKDAEMNYQHGIDTFFNILDQPCDLTDAIANAPELLTQATERVMRSILIGQKLTQQTAKTPTSSSEEYQLINEKHLAV; encoded by the coding sequence ATGTCCTTACGTATTTTAATAGCGCCCTCTGGTTTTAAAGAAAGCTTAGAAGCAGACGAGGTAACAGATTGCATCGCTACAGGCATACTGCGAGTTTTACCTGATGCGGAAATTCAAAAAGCGCCTTTGGTTGATGGTGGTGAAGGTTTTACCAAAGCTTTAGTTGCAGCAACAGGCGGTACATTACACCATCTTACGGTTACGGGGCCTGTAGGACAGCCTGTAAAATCGCATTTTGGTTTTTTGGGTGGTACAGATACCAAAACAGCAATATTAGAAATGGCAGCCGCCGCAGGATTGCGGCTTGTTCCTCGAAATGTCCGCGATCCTCTCGTCACTACTACTTATGGTGTTGGTGAATTAATTAAAGCTGCCCTGGATGCTGGTGCTGAACGCTTATTAATTGGCTGTGGTGATTCTGGCACAAATGATGGTGGTGCAGGTATGGCACAAGCGTTAGGTGTGCATTTACTAGATGCAGATGGAAACGAATTAGGGTTAGGTGGTGGTGAACTGCCAAAATTAGCGCGAATTGATATGAGCGATCGCGATCCTCGACTAGCATCAGTGCAAATTGATGTTGCTTGCAATTGGCATAATGTTTTATGCGGCGATCATGGCGTGGCGCGAGTTTTTGGCCCCCAAAAAGGTGCATCCCCAGAAACAGTAGAAAAACTTGCTACAGCATTAGATAATTATGCGACTGTAATTGACCGCGATTTGGGAATAGATGTGCGAGAAATGCCAGGAAGTGGCGCATCTGGGGGATTAGGCACAGGTTTACACGCCCTGCTAGGTGCAAAGCTGCATTCTCGCTATGACATTGTGATGAAATATTTGGAAATTGATAGTTTATTGCATGATGTTGATTTAGTAATTACAGGCGAAGGTTGCATTGATCGCCAAACACCGAAAGGTAAAATTCCCGCAGAAGTAGCAAGACGCGCTAAAAAATATAATTTACCTGTGATTGCTTTAGTTGGTTCAATTGGCAAAGATGCTGAAATGAATTATCAGCATGGCATTGATACATTTTTTAATATTTTGGATCAACCTTGTGATTTAACTGATGCGATCGCCAATGCACCCGAATTACTCACTCAAGCAACAGAAAGAGTCATGCGCTCTATTTTAATTGGTCAAAAACTTACTCAACAGACAGCTAAAACTCCTACAAGTAGCAGTGAAGAATATCAACTAATTAATGAGAAACATTTAGCAGTTTGA
- a CDS encoding ATP-binding protein: MKLRQKLLSTFSGLALLALVTAGVTGWSTLKWQGSNEQLQRHYQRSLLLQRVRAAVFRAFKEVPDAVTGDDPNSREEFDQYLAPAEADFQRWAALADTDAEKQQVQQVRNAYNQLIKEARTAFKLVEAGRRKEATVLMEGKLEDKNFVDFQKFTDQAVESDRNYRQVVSNQVRNTRETAQLVLAIASFGTISLILLLAAYLAADLFAPLREIEQALDDVAKGDLQRRLDAERSDEIGAINKAFNNMLEAMREREQYLGLTAVPVNANDSNDGVTLENMPSRLMLHQLVSQLRSRVTQLHSDNESNGNGATAVQQKQDLIAQLDDLLQAVSRITEFGFPLDLNLARTDIRALLYEVLLRFHDQLVQSGVSFELDIAPEVNQAVVDKLKLREALAELIRNAINALPEQGGRLGIRASIADEGTQLIIEVADNGKGIEQPLINQAFASLDSVRVATPQEYRTQPTVGLKLTKAIVEQHGGHLIINSQPNQGTYVQMQLPLRNQ, from the coding sequence ATGAAGTTACGACAAAAATTATTATCTACATTTAGTGGTTTAGCTTTACTTGCATTGGTGACGGCGGGGGTAACTGGATGGTCAACGCTAAAATGGCAAGGAAGTAATGAACAATTACAAAGGCATTACCAACGCAGTTTGTTGTTACAACGGGTAAGAGCAGCCGTGTTTCGTGCTTTTAAAGAAGTTCCTGATGCAGTAACAGGAGATGATCCTAATTCTAGAGAGGAGTTTGATCAATATTTAGCCCCAGCAGAGGCAGATTTTCAGCGTTGGGCTGCATTAGCAGATACAGATGCAGAAAAACAACAAGTACAACAGGTGCGTAATGCTTATAACCAATTAATAAAAGAGGCGCGTACAGCTTTTAAGTTAGTTGAAGCAGGTAGGCGAAAAGAAGCTACAGTTTTGATGGAAGGGAAACTGGAAGATAAAAATTTTGTAGATTTTCAAAAATTTACAGATCAGGCGGTAGAATCTGACCGAAATTATCGTCAGGTCGTTTCAAATCAAGTTCGGAATACTAGAGAAACGGCGCAATTAGTGTTAGCGATCGCATCTTTCGGTACTATCTCTTTAATATTACTATTAGCAGCTTATCTAGCTGCTGATTTATTCGCACCTTTGCGGGAAATTGAACAAGCACTTGATGATGTAGCTAAAGGCGATTTGCAACGACGTTTAGATGCAGAACGTTCAGATGAAATAGGTGCGATTAATAAAGCTTTTAATAATATGCTGGAAGCAATGCGAGAACGTGAGCAGTATTTAGGACTTACGGCTGTACCAGTTAACGCAAATGATAGTAATGATGGCGTAACATTAGAAAATATGCCATCGCGGTTAATGCTACATCAATTAGTATCGCAGTTGCGATCGCGTGTTACTCAACTTCATAGCGATAATGAATCTAATGGCAATGGTGCTACGGCTGTTCAACAAAAGCAAGATTTAATCGCACAACTTGATGATTTATTACAAGCAGTATCGCGAATTACAGAGTTTGGTTTTCCCTTAGATCTGAATTTAGCCAGAACTGATATTAGAGCTTTACTTTACGAAGTCTTACTTCGTTTTCACGATCAGTTAGTGCAAAGCGGGGTTAGTTTTGAATTAGATATCGCACCAGAAGTTAATCAAGCAGTTGTAGATAAATTAAAGTTGCGCGAAGCTTTAGCAGAGTTAATCCGCAATGCGATTAATGCCCTACCAGAACAAGGAGGACGTTTAGGAATACGTGCATCTATAGCTGATGAAGGCACGCAATTAATTATCGAAGTAGCGGATAACGGCAAAGGAATTGAACAGCCATTAATTAATCAAGCTTTTGCTAGTTTAGATAGCGTTCGCGTAGCGACTCCGCAGGAGTATCGCACTCAGCCCACTGTCGGATTAAAACTTACTAAAGCAATTGTTGAACAACACGGCGGTCATTTGATAATTAATAGTCAACCCAATCAAGGAACTTATGTTCAAATGCAATTGCCTTTACGCAATCAGTGA